In Oscillatoria acuminata PCC 6304, a single window of DNA contains:
- a CDS encoding CHAT domain-containing tetratricopeptide repeat protein has protein sequence MDEQREQAYVSLIQELLDCASGEEVAILSNHPELVDEGLVQVMQAVAEMMAEQGQGNAGWLRNFAGKIAGVNYELPQLQTKLAADALLQQGFQQYQQSQYPQAWQSLQQSLALYQEIGDKANIALCWGQLGSIQRNRGNWDEAERLYRQSLSLSTELGDRSGMATSWSLLGDIQQCRGNWDEAERLFRQSLSLRTELGDRSGMASSWGVLGDIQRNRGNWDEAERLYRQSLSLRTELGDRSGMAATWASLGYIENVRGNWDEAERLYRQSLDLRTELGDRSGMATSWRVLGDIQQCRGNWDEAERLYRQSLDLSTELGDRSGMASSWGVLGDIQRNRGNWDEAERLYRQSLDLRTELGDRKGMGDVYNVLAFVHQQLNKIPEAIADWRAGLAVCPPDRFPLEALKLGRNLGDTGFDIQDWETAIEGYEAAIEAVETRCGFTDSYREKQKRREAAVEIYEKLVQACINSGDIGRALVSVERSKSRNLIELLTNRELYPKGDVPPELLAQLDTLRREVTAKQRLIESLDNPTASDERGTGGIGQRGSDSSSFTPDAIATLREEYDKAQQALMQLLDILTTYDDTFTLTQRVETIQFSQIQGLLDEETVLVEWYLTGERIYTFVVFGGEPPQPPLAKGGLRESDALGKGGLRDSESFLKVAEGIYVQSSTPEQLRELKELGQTYLKSYADYCNNRSEEWETHLGDFLRRLRDILDLPQLLAQLPPTYQRLILVPYRDLHLFPLHALPLGDGDEPEYLADRFPEGVTYSPSCQFLKVSQGNRKTTSQKRLFAIQNPTEDLEYADLEVEAILPNFSANARYLAHQDANKSALNQDPHRQDFQGAEYVHFAGHGAFNFNSPLLSPLVLAGAKVTVSSPEPAPAPPPENATAEPATKRFIPWRNGTDLDLTQCYTLGELFELDLPTCRLVILSACETGLTDFSPELEEYISLGLGFLYAGATNVICSLWAVNDVSTAILMVKLYEEMETQPSVALALKQAQQWMRTVTKQELTAWMNDHSFGPIPHPKAKLRERLNLGFKRPDYRPYQHPIHWAAFCAIGV, from the coding sequence ATGGATGAACAACGAGAGCAGGCTTATGTTTCCCTGATTCAAGAACTCCTCGACTGTGCCAGTGGGGAGGAAGTCGCGATATTGAGCAACCACCCGGAACTTGTGGATGAGGGGTTGGTGCAGGTGATGCAAGCTGTCGCGGAAATGATGGCGGAACAGGGACAGGGGAATGCAGGCTGGTTGCGGAATTTTGCGGGAAAAATAGCCGGGGTGAACTATGAGTTGCCTCAGCTACAAACTAAACTGGCGGCAGATGCTCTATTGCAGCAAGGATTTCAACAGTATCAACAGAGTCAATATCCCCAAGCATGGCAATCTTTGCAACAGTCTCTCGCATTGTATCAAGAAATCGGGGATAAGGCTAACATAGCTTTATGCTGGGGACAATTAGGTTCTATCCAGCGAAATCGCGGCAACTGGGATGAGGCGGAGCGTCTGTATCGGCAATCTTTGTCCTTGAGTACCGAATTGGGCGATCGCTCGGGGATGGCAACCTCTTGGAGTCTCTTGGGAGATATCCAGCAATGTCGCGGCAACTGGGATGAGGCGGAGCGTCTGTTTCGGCAATCTTTGTCCTTGAGAACCGAATTGGGCGATCGCTCCGGCATGGCAAGCTCTTGGGGAGTCTTGGGAGATATCCAGCGAAATCGCGGCAACTGGGATGAGGCGGAGCGTCTGTATCGGCAATCTTTGTCCTTGAGAACCGAATTGGGCGATCGCTCCGGCATGGCAGCAACTTGGGCAAGTTTGGGATATATCGAGAATGTTCGCGGCAACTGGGATGAGGCGGAGCGTCTGTATCGGCAATCTTTGGACTTGAGAACCGAATTGGGCGATCGCTCGGGGATGGCAACCTCTTGGAGAGTCTTGGGAGATATCCAGCAATGTCGCGGCAACTGGGATGAGGCGGAGCGTCTGTATCGGCAATCTTTGGATTTGAGTACCGAATTGGGCGATCGCTCCGGGATGGCAAGCTCTTGGGGAGTCTTGGGAGATATCCAGCGAAATCGCGGCAACTGGGATGAGGCGGAGCGTCTGTATCGGCAATCTTTGGACTTGAGAACCGAATTGGGCGATCGCAAAGGCATGGGCGATGTTTACAATGTTCTGGCCTTTGTCCATCAGCAATTAAATAAAATTCCCGAAGCCATTGCCGACTGGAGAGCGGGTTTAGCCGTTTGTCCCCCAGACAGATTCCCCCTAGAAGCCTTGAAACTCGGTCGCAATTTGGGCGATACTGGCTTTGATATCCAAGACTGGGAAACCGCCATCGAAGGCTATGAGGCTGCCATTGAAGCGGTGGAAACTCGTTGTGGCTTCACCGACTCCTACCGCGAAAAACAAAAACGCCGGGAAGCGGCAGTAGAAATTTATGAGAAACTGGTGCAAGCCTGCATCAACAGCGGCGATATCGGGAGAGCCTTAGTCAGTGTGGAACGCAGCAAATCCCGCAACCTCATCGAACTGCTCACCAACCGGGAACTCTACCCCAAGGGCGATGTTCCCCCAGAACTCCTGGCACAACTGGACACCCTCCGTCGGGAAGTCACCGCCAAACAGCGACTCATCGAAAGCCTTGACAACCCCACCGCCTCCGATGAGAGGGGTACTGGAGGCATCGGACAACGGGGTAGCGACTCCTCCAGCTTCACTCCGGATGCCATTGCCACCCTGCGTGAAGAGTACGACAAGGCACAACAAGCCTTAATGCAACTTCTGGATATCTTGACAACCTACGATGACACTTTTACCCTCACTCAACGGGTGGAAACCATCCAGTTTTCTCAGATTCAGGGGTTACTGGATGAGGAGACGGTGTTGGTGGAATGGTATCTCACTGGGGAGCGGATTTATACTTTTGTGGTGTTCGGAGGGGAACCCCCCCAACCCCCCCTTGCTAAGGGGGGGCTAAGAGAGTCGGACGCCCTTGGGAAGGGGGGGCTAAGAGACTCGGAATCCTTTTTAAAGGTGGCAGAGGGGATCTATGTGCAGAGTTCCACCCCAGAACAGTTGCGGGAGTTAAAAGAGTTGGGCCAAACTTATTTGAAAAGCTATGCCGACTATTGCAACAACCGTTCTGAGGAGTGGGAAACCCATCTCGGTGACTTCCTGCGCCGTCTGCGGGATATCCTGGATTTGCCGCAACTCCTAGCGCAACTTCCCCCCACCTACCAGCGCCTAATTTTAGTTCCCTATCGGGATTTGCACTTGTTCCCCCTCCATGCTTTACCCCTGGGTGATGGCGATGAACCGGAGTATCTGGCGGATAGATTCCCCGAGGGAGTCACCTATAGTCCTAGTTGTCAATTCTTGAAAGTCTCCCAGGGCAACCGCAAAACGACCTCACAAAAGCGCTTGTTTGCGATTCAAAATCCCACGGAAGATTTAGAGTATGCCGACTTAGAAGTAGAGGCAATTTTGCCGAATTTCTCCGCCAATGCCCGCTATCTCGCCCACCAGGATGCCAACAAAAGCGCCCTCAATCAAGACCCCCACCGCCAAGACTTTCAAGGGGCAGAATATGTCCATTTTGCTGGACATGGTGCGTTTAATTTCAACAGTCCCCTGCTGTCTCCCTTGGTGTTAGCCGGTGCCAAAGTTACCGTCAGTTCCCCAGAACCCGCCCCTGCACCGCCTCCAGAAAATGCCACCGCTGAACCGGCGACAAAGCGCTTTATCCCCTGGCGCAACGGCACGGACTTAGACCTGACCCAATGTTACACCCTCGGGGAATTGTTTGAACTGGATTTACCCACCTGTCGCCTGGTGATTCTCTCCGCTTGTGAAACCGGGTTAACGGACTTTTCCCCCGAGTTGGAAGAATATATCAGTTTAGGGCTAGGGTTTCTCTATGCCGGAGCAACCAACGTGATTTGCAGCCTCTGGGCGGTGAATGATGTCTCGACGGCGATTTTGATGGTAAAATTGTATGAGGAAATGGAAACTCAGCCCTCCGTCGCCCTGGCTTTAAAGCAGGCGCAACAGTGGATGAGAACGGTCACTAAGCAGGAGTTAACCGCCTGGATGAATGATCACTCTTTCGGGCCCATTCCTCATCCTAAAGCCAAAC
- a CDS encoding AbrB/MazE/SpoVT family DNA-binding domain-containing protein, with translation MMALTQIIPAGAVTIPPEIIDWLQLKPGNSINIAISPDGKVYLEPAPKPAQIDVRTLSGCLYNPERQPVSLAEMERAIAEGAGESMSKA, from the coding sequence ATGATGGCACTTACACAAATCATCCCCGCAGGGGCTGTAACCATTCCGCCAGAAATCATCGACTGGCTGCAATTAAAACCGGGCAACTCAATTAATATCGCCATTTCCCCTGATGGCAAAGTCTATCTAGAACCTGCCCCGAAACCCGCTCAAATTGATGTCCGAACCTTATCCGGTTGCCTCTACAATCCAGAAAGACAACCCGTTTCTTTAGCCGAAATGGAAAGGGCTATTGCCGAGGGTGCAGGAGAATCGATGTCAAAGGCTTAG
- a CDS encoding PIN domain-containing protein, translating into MRDDESQWLKADQYINQALDTDELCLINNIVLCEVVWVLRSRYKLSRQKLIAILENLLNTNFFIFENREAIEWAVDPIKSGNADFSDYLIVRINQIAGCDETASFDIKLGQLPEVKRLDS; encoded by the coding sequence GTGCGAGACGACGAGTCCCAATGGCTGAAAGCGGATCAATACATCAATCAAGCCCTAGATACCGATGAACTCTGCTTGATTAATAATATTGTCCTCTGTGAAGTGGTTTGGGTCTTACGCAGTCGATATAAACTTAGCCGACAAAAACTCATTGCTATTTTAGAAAATCTATTAAATACAAATTTTTTCATCTTTGAGAATCGAGAGGCTATAGAATGGGCAGTTGACCCAATAAAATCGGGTAATGCTGATTTTTCTGATTATTTGATTGTTCGCATTAATCAAATCGCTGGATGTGATGAAACTGCATCTTTTGACATCAAGTTAGGGCAATTACCCGAAGTGAAAAGGCTTGATTCCTAG
- a CDS encoding DUF1778 domain-containing protein, which translates to MSLSSPTPSTTIEIILPPDQKIILEKAAQIEGLSLSEYLLKIATERAEQSLLKSESITLSENDWERVTGALANPPEINAALKTAINRYQKHLVWLS; encoded by the coding sequence ATGTCCCTCTCATCCCCCACCCCATCAACTACGATTGAAATCATCCTGCCTCCCGACCAGAAAATAATCCTGGAAAAAGCTGCCCAGATTGAAGGATTGAGTTTAAGCGAATATCTTCTCAAAATAGCTACAGAAAGGGCAGAACAATCTCTGTTAAAATCTGAATCAATTACCCTCTCAGAAAATGATTGGGAACGGGTGACCGGGGCATTGGCAAATCCACCGGAAATCAATGCGGCGCTCAAAACGGCGATTAACCGCTATCAAAAACATCTAGTATGGCTGAGTTGA
- a CDS encoding Uma2 family endonuclease has translation MIAVKSDEHISPEEYLERERHSPIKHEYLDGEVYAMAGTSKDHNIISLNLALLLRSGLKNSPCQTFIADIKVNIANQKYYFYPDLVVTCDEEDNSNPYAVTTPKVIIEVLSESTESFDRGKKFQCYRTLPSLQDYILVSSQEYIVEIFHRIEGDRWMLETYQGLSEIARIESLDLNIPLAEIYATLDLTPIENPDSGVGDKNPVSTNDQ, from the coding sequence ATGATTGCTGTAAAATCTGATGAGCATATCAGTCCCGAAGAGTACCTAGAACGCGAACGTCATAGCCCCATCAAACATGAATATCTTGATGGGGAAGTTTACGCAATGGCAGGTACAAGCAAAGACCATAATATTATCAGCCTGAACCTGGCATTACTTTTGCGATCGGGTTTAAAAAATTCACCCTGTCAGACCTTTATCGCCGATATTAAGGTTAATATCGCCAATCAAAAATACTACTTTTATCCGGATTTAGTCGTAACTTGCGATGAGGAAGATAACTCAAACCCTTATGCGGTTACCACCCCAAAAGTCATCATCGAAGTGCTATCCGAATCCACCGAATCTTTTGACCGGGGTAAAAAGTTTCAATGTTATCGGACTCTTCCCAGTTTACAAGATTATATCCTCGTCAGTTCTCAGGAGTATATAGTAGAAATATTTCACAGAATAGAAGGCGATCGCTGGATGTTAGAAACCTATCAAGGATTATCCGAAATAGCAAGAATTGAAAGCCTCGACCTCAACATCCCCCTTGCCGAAATCTACGCCACCCTAGACTTAACCCCAATAGAAAATCCTGACTCTGGAGTGGGGGACAAAAACCCAGTTTCTACAAATGACCAATGA
- a CDS encoding cupin domain-containing protein: MTEPQPLLLRAQQIEASLQTFSHPWNPQSEIIGAYLGRATGLKRTGVNLAKIPPNKESFVYHSHHREEEWIYILSGQGIAEIDGQEFEVYPGDFMAFPTPSVAHHLRNTSDADLIYLMGGENLEVEIADFPHLGKRMFRQGDSVDIFNLSDRESFGPL, encoded by the coding sequence ATGACTGAACCACAACCTTTGCTTTTACGCGCTCAACAGATTGAAGCCAGTCTGCAAACTTTCTCCCATCCCTGGAACCCTCAATCTGAAATTATCGGCGCTTATCTAGGCCGTGCGACTGGGCTAAAGCGAACTGGCGTTAACTTAGCCAAAATTCCCCCTAACAAAGAATCATTTGTTTATCATTCCCATCATCGAGAAGAAGAGTGGATTTATATTCTATCAGGTCAGGGGATTGCTGAAATTGATGGCCAAGAATTTGAAGTCTATCCAGGAGACTTCATGGCATTCCCAACGCCCTCAGTCGCCCATCATCTTCGCAATACCAGTGATGCAGACTTGATTTATCTGATGGGCGGAGAAAATCTAGAGGTTGAAATTGCTGATTTTCCTCACTTAGGGAAGCGGATGTTTCGCCAAGGTGATTCAGTTGATATCTTTAATCTCTCGGATCGAGAATCATTTGGCCCATTGTAG
- a CDS encoding macrolide 2'-phosphotransferase, translating into MTRSPDAIVTLANRHGLAIDPASLQTDESGLDFQVAIAQTPDRASWLLRIPRRPDVLDSTQRERTILTLVRPYLPVQVPDWQIHTDELIAYPLLTGKPAGTIDLEIQNYRWEIDAENLPEVYLQSLADALVALHGIEHQAVTKAGLETPSIPGIRTAWLERMARVKGVYPVNPDLWDRWQRWLDRDILWPAHTTLIHGDLHPGHILVDRQGQVTGLIDWTEARVDDGTLDFAAHYQVFGRVSLDALIHQYEQRGGTIWATLGDHVVEYHSAFGVQVAEFAERSGLDEYKGMARQMLSQSP; encoded by the coding sequence ATGACTCGATCGCCCGATGCCATTGTGACCCTCGCCAACCGTCATGGTTTAGCCATAGACCCCGCCTCGTTACAAACCGATGAGTCGGGGCTCGATTTTCAGGTGGCGATCGCCCAAACCCCAGACCGAGCCTCCTGGCTGCTGAGAATTCCCCGGCGGCCAGATGTGCTAGATTCGACTCAGCGGGAGCGAACCATCCTCACCCTGGTACGCCCTTATCTGCCGGTGCAGGTACCCGACTGGCAGATTCACACCGATGAGCTGATTGCCTACCCCCTACTCACCGGCAAACCTGCTGGCACTATTGACCTAGAAATTCAGAACTACCGTTGGGAAATTGACGCCGAAAATCTGCCAGAGGTCTACTTGCAATCCCTCGCTGATGCCTTGGTCGCCCTCCATGGCATTGAGCATCAGGCTGTCACTAAGGCGGGACTGGAGACTCCATCCATCCCTGGGATTAGAACCGCTTGGTTAGAGCGGATGGCGCGGGTCAAGGGGGTTTATCCGGTGAACCCGGACCTCTGGGACCGCTGGCAGCGCTGGCTAGACCGGGATATACTCTGGCCCGCACATACAACCCTAATTCATGGGGATCTGCATCCCGGTCATATTTTGGTTGACCGTCAGGGTCAGGTCACGGGCCTGATTGACTGGACCGAGGCGCGGGTGGACGACGGGACTTTAGACTTTGCCGCCCATTATCAGGTGTTTGGCCGAGTCTCTCTAGATGCATTGATTCATCAGTATGAGCAGCGCGGTGGCACTATCTGGGCAACTCTGGGGGATCATGTTGTGGAGTATCACAGTGCGTTTGGAGTGCAAGTTGCTGAGTTTGCAGAGCGGTCGGGGCTCGACGAGTACAAAGGGATGGCTAGGCAAATGCTGAGTCAAAGCCCATAA